The following is a genomic window from Caproiciproducens sp. CPB-2.
TCCATGATCTGAAACTCCACCTGGGTCAGCTCGATCGGCACGCCCTTCTTCATCAGGGTGCGGTTGCGCAGGTTGAGCGCGAATTCCCCGGAGCGGATTTCCTCCTTGAAATTGTTTTCGTTCCTCATCTGCTCCAGCGCGACGCGGCGGTACACCGCGTCCACCCTTGCGACGAGCTCGCTGGGGCTGAACGGTTTTGTCACATAGTCGTCGGCGCCCATCATCAGGCCGCTGACCTTATCCATTTCCTGTGTGCGCGCGGTCAGAAGGATGATGCCGATGGAGCCGCTTTTCTGCCGCAGCTCCTTACAGACGGCAAGGCCGTCCCTGTTGCCGGGCATCATGATGTCCAGCACCGCCACGTCGATATTGCCCGCTTCCCGGTCGTAAACCGCGAGCGCCTCGTCCCCGCTGGCCGCTTCAAAAGCATTGTAGCCGGCCCGTTTCAGATTGATTACTACAAATTCCCGGATTGCCTGTTCGTCTTCGGCAACAAGGATATTTTTCATACCCGTTCCTCCATTATCCTGATTTAATCCTGGCTGATCAGCTCAAAGCTGTTTTTCACGTCGCCGATGCTGAGGGAAAGCGCGTCGTCCGGCGACGGGGAGCTGGCTGCAAATACCAGATTGTCAGAGTCAAGCAGCTTGTAAAAGCCGGCCGTTCCTGTGCCGCTGTCCCATTCCTTCTGAGAAAACGCCTGAATTTTCAGAAGCGCCGGGCCGAGGGTCCCCGAATTTTTCCCCTTCGCATTCCACCGGTAAAACGTAATCATACGCGTCACGGTATCCGTTTTGGTGGTCACTTTGCCGCGCCACATGTCCGGTACCAGAAACCAGTAGCCGTCGGAATAATTCAGGACCATGCTCATCACCCGGACAAACGTGTTGGTCTGGGTGTCGTAACGGTGCCAGTTGGTAATATAGTCCGCGTCATCCGTTTTTTCACCGTTGTGGCCCGGCATCAGGCTGACGATCGGAACTTCTATGATTTTATCGCCGTTGATATCCTTTGAAACAACGGACGTATTGCGCATCGTATAATTGGCCGTCTGCGTTTTCACGTCGTAAAACGGGGATTTCAGGCGCTTTGTCTTCTGGTCCCAGTATAGGAGCTCCGTCACGAGGGAGCCTTCGTTTTTGATCCCGTCCAGAATAATGCCGTTCTGACGCTCGTTGATCAGCCCGGCCTTCACGGAGGCGTATTTCGTGACGCCGCCGTCCATACGGCAGGAGCCCATTACCTCCACGGCGCCGTCCTTGACCCGGAACAGCCGGGCAAGCGCGGGCTGGTCGCCCACGCTGGTGTTGGCGGTGAAAATCTCGTCCCTGCCGTCGCCGTCAAAATCCATTACCGCAAGCTCGGTATAGGTCTGTTCCAGCTTCAGCTCGTTCATTTTCCCGTTTTTATAATAATAGACGCAGATGGTGCTGGTATTGTTCAGGCTGCTGCCCCAGCCCACGACGGCCTCGCTCTTTCCGTCGCCGTCAAGGTCGCCGAAGCAGACTTTGTCCACTTGGGCGGCGGGATTGCTGAAGAAGCCCATATCCACCCATTTTCCGTCCTTTTTCATGAACATGATGTTGGTTCCGGAGGTCTCGTCTTCCTTCTGGTAAATCGCCATGGCCTCGTCGTTTTTATCGCCGCACAGGTCGTGCGTGATAATCGCGGAGCGGTAGTCCCCGCTTTTCGGATATTTCAGCGTCATCTTCCCGTCGGTTTTGCTTTCCAGCAGCGCGTGAATATCCGCTTTTTCCCCGGTCGGTTTCGGCGGGTGCATCAGCGTCTGGGCGTCAAGGCCGATAAAGGAGCA
Proteins encoded in this region:
- a CDS encoding response regulator transcription factor, coding for MKNILVAEDEQAIREFVVINLKRAGYNAFEAASGDEALAVYDREAGNIDVAVLDIMMPGNRDGLAVCKELRQKSGSIGIILLTARTQEMDKVSGLMMGADDYVTKPFSPSELVARVDAVYRRVALEQMRNENNFKEEIRSGEFALNLRNRTLMKKGVPIELTQVEFQIMEYFFSNPATALDRSDILKHVWGDAYFGEEKIVDVNIRRLRMKVEDEPSNPKHIVTVWGLGYKWEA
- a CDS encoding FG-GAP-like repeat-containing protein, translating into MKLRAVAMALVMAVTLSGCSFIGLDAQTLMHPPKPTGEKADIHALLESKTDGKMTLKYPKSGDYRSAIITHDLCGDKNDEAMAIYQKEDETSGTNIMFMKKDGKWVDMGFFSNPAAQVDKVCFGDLDGDGKSEAVVGWGSSLNNTSTICVYYYKNGKMNELKLEQTYTELAVMDFDGDGRDEIFTANTSVGDQPALARLFRVKDGAVEVMGSCRMDGGVTKYASVKAGLINERQNGIILDGIKNEGSLVTELLYWDQKTKRLKSPFYDVKTQTANYTMRNTSVVSKDINGDKIIEVPIVSLMPGHNGEKTDDADYITNWHRYDTQTNTFVRVMSMVLNYSDGYWFLVPDMWRGKVTTKTDTVTRMITFYRWNAKGKNSGTLGPALLKIQAFSQKEWDSGTGTAGFYKLLDSDNLVFAASSPSPDDALSLSIGDVKNSFELISQD